ACATGAACTTTTTCATTTTCATGCTGTCCAATTTCTGTATAACCGTATTCTTTTGTTAAAATTTTTGTATACGGAGCAACACACAAATTTGAGAATTTAACTGATCCAATCTCTTTCAAAGCATGTTCCTTATTCGCATTATCTTTAAAGAAAATATACGGATAACCACTCTCTTTTTGAGATTGTGAAATTTTTACTAAAATTTCTCTTGCATCAACTTTTTTCTTTTTGACATTTGGATTATCGACTAGTTTTTCATACATTTCGTTCATATCCATCTCATCTAAATATTTTCCATATTCCAAAAATACTGTGTGTGGATTAAATGTGTAGCAAACTTCACCTTCTTTGGCAAGTTCCAAAAATTTATCTGGAATTATTACTCCTGTTGAAAGTGATTTTATTCTCACTTTTTCATCAACATTTATTTTTTTACAGTCCAAAAATTCATTTATATCCGAATGGAAAACATTTAAATAAACAGCTCCTGCTCCTGCTCTTTGTCCCAATTGATTTGCATAAGAAAAAATATCCTCTAAAATCTTCATAATTGGCAAAACTCCAGATGCTCTTCCTTCAACACCTTTTATCGCTTCTCCTCTTGCTCTTATTTTCGACAAGTTAATTGAAACTCCTCCTCCAAGTGAAGAAAGTTTCATTGAAGAGTCAAAAATGTATCCAATTCCGCTCAAATTATCTCCCATTTCATCTAAAAAGCAAGAAACAAGTTCTCCAGCTCTTTTTTTCCCAGAGTTTAAAAATGTCGGCGTTGCTGGTTGATATTCTTGATTTATTAACATAAGTGCATATTCTTTTGCTTTTTCCACATCTCCTTGTGCCAAAAATAACGAAACAATTGCAATTCTGTCTTCATATCTCTCCAAAAATTTGTGCTCAGCGTCGTCTTTTAACGCATAGCTTTGATAAAATTTTGATGCACTCATAAATGATGCAAATCTGAATTTTTTGTCATAAACAAGTTTAAAAACATCTTTAATTTCGTCATGTGAATACATTTTGTAAAAATCAATGTAATAATCATTTTTTATTAAATATCTCATTTTTTCTTCCAAGTTGTGAAAAAAAACTGTATTCTTATTTACATAGTCCACAAAATATGAATAAACTGCTTCTTTATCTTTTTCTAGCTGAAAATCTTCACCCTTTTTTATCATTATTTCATTATTTAGATAAATCCATTTTTTTGCTCTGTTATCTACCATTATTTATTTTTCTCGCTTTCTTTTTTTATTTTGTAAAATTTATAGTTTTTTAAGTTTTTTTATAAAAATTTTCAAATAAAATTATTTTTTTTATTTATTAAATTTTTCAACATAATCAATAAAATGTTTTACTTCTCTATTTGTTCCAGATAATTCAAATTTCATGCAAACTGGAATTTTATATTCTTCTTTTATTTTGTCCGCAGCAACCGCAAAATATACTCCCCAGTTCATATTTCCGCTGGAACTAATTGACTTTATATATTTACTATTTTTTTTCAAAAATTCAGCTGTAGTTTCTGGAACTTCACCTATTTTTGTTGTAAATGTGACAAAATGTCCATCTTCTTTGGCTTCCAAATCAGGATTAATTTTAATAATTTCCCAATCTGGTCTCTCGTCTTTTATTTTTTCCATAAATCTTTGAACATTTCCAGTTTTTGAGTCATAATATATAATCATAGAATTCTCCTTGTATTTTGTTTCAGGTTTATGTTAATTTTTTCTTTCAAAAAATTTCTTTTCTAAAGAATTTCCCAATTTTTAAAATAAACCTGCTCAGTTACTCTATAATTCCGAAGTCATTTCATTTAATTCTTCCATTTTAAATCCCATAACTCTTTTTACTTCAGCATCATTTTCCATCAAAATCACAGTTGGAACTGTTCTCACTTTAAACTTCATAGCCATTTCAGGATTATCAAAAGCATTTATTCTTTCGTATTCTACACCTTTTCTATCTAAAAACTCCGATACCATCGCACACGGATTGCAGTCATTTTTTTCAAATTTAATTATTCTTTTCATTTTTTATTCTCCTTTTTTTATTTTAAGTTTAATATTTAATTCCAAACTAAAAAACACAATATATTGTGTTTTGTTTTTTAAAAAATACATATATGTAGTGTATCTTATTTTTTAAAATTTTTCAATAAGATTATTTTTAAAATTAAATTAAGAAGTTTGCCGATTGTCTTAAATAAAGATTTTTTTTAATATATATATTTTATATATTTTTGAAGTGAATTTTAGATAATTTAATTAATGAATAAGTGTTTATAACTTTTTTAAGCATTTTCATAAAAAATAAATTAAAAAAGAGAAGATTAATCAAAATTTTCTCTTTAATATTTATTTTTATTTTATTTTTCGTTTTTTATTTTTCAATCTTTTTTCAAATCTTTCTCAATCTCGACACAACCTCCATATGTGGCGTAACTGGAAACATATCAACCGTAACCATTTTCACTAATTCATACCCATTTTCCTGTAAAACCTTCAAATCTATATTAAATGTTTTTGGATTACAAGATACATAAATTATATCCTTCACATCATATTTCAGTAATTTATTAAGCGTCTTTTCACCAACACCTGCACGAGGTGGATCCAAAATTATAATATCTGGCTTGATTCCATTTTTATCAAACTCATCTAATTTTTCAAAAACATCTCCTGCGATAAAATGTGCATTTTCGATACCATTCAATTTTGTATTTTCATTTGCTTTTTCAACAGCTTCTTCCACAAGCTCAATTCCATAAACTTGTTTTGCCTTTTTGGAAACAATTTGCCCAATCGTGCCTGTTCCACTGAATAAATCGAAAACAACCGAATTATGAATGTTTTCCCCTTCAATTTCATCTAAATAATCCAATACTTTTCCGTATAATTTTGCCACTGTTTTTGAATTTGTTTGAAAAAAACTGTACGGACTAATTTTAAATTTTAATCCTAGAATTTCTTCTTCCAAATCTCTTTTTCCAAAAAGAATTTCCTCTCTTTCAGAAACAACCGAATCAGAAAAATTGTCATTAAATGTATGTAAAATTCCTGTTATTTTAAACCCTTTTTCAAGCTCCAAAGCCAACAATCCTTCAACTAAACCTTTTTGAAATTCCAATTTTTTCTCATCTTCAATTTGAGTTGTCGTAACCATATTTACTAAAATTTGTTTCGTAAAATCCGCTTTTCTAATAACCAAATTCCTAAAAAAGCCAATATGATCCAATCTATGATAAAAATCCAGCCCTGTCGTTTTTGAAAATTCATTACAAAAAATATAAATTTTATTAAAGTTATCATCCATCAATTTCAAGCCGTCTACTTCAACAATATCATGAAAACTGTTTTGTTTATGAAGTCCCAAAATCATAGGCCCATCTTTCACAGCATTTCCGTAACTAAATTCCATTTTATTTCGATATTTCTCCACTTCTACACTTCTAACCGGCTCTTCAAAAGTAAAATCATATTTTGCAATTTTCTTCACTTCTTTTTCAATGTTAGAATTTTTTATCGCAAGTTGCTCATCGTATGAATAATACTGATAGTTACAACCACCATTTTGTCTAGCAATTTCGTCATAAATCGCATTTTTTCTTCCTGCAAAATCAATAATTTCACATCGAATCAATTCATACTTTCTTCTTCTCTTCACAAAAATTCCTTCAACAATTTGCCCTTCAGCCGCATTTATATTTGGAAAAATCCTATTTTCGTCATCTCCATAAAAACCGTACGCACGACCTTTCGTATTAAGTCCTGCTATTTTCAGCTGTATTTCATCACCTTTTCTTAAAATTTTTTTCTCTTTATTTTCCATTTTATCTCCATTTTTCCATAAAATTTTTTCACTTTAATTAAAAATAAATTTGGTAATC
This genomic stretch from Leptotrichia sp. oral taxon 218 harbors:
- the nrdI gene encoding class Ib ribonucleoside-diphosphate reductase assembly flavoprotein NrdI, whose translation is MIIYYDSKTGNVQRFMEKIKDERPDWEIIKINPDLEAKEDGHFVTFTTKIGEVPETTAEFLKKNSKYIKSISSSGNMNWGVYFAVAADKIKEEYKIPVCMKFELSGTNREVKHFIDYVEKFNK
- a CDS encoding glutaredoxin domain-containing protein; this translates as MKRIIKFEKNDCNPCAMVSEFLDRKGVEYERINAFDNPEMAMKFKVRTVPTVILMENDAEVKRVMGFKMEELNEMTSEL
- the rlmD gene encoding 23S rRNA (uracil(1939)-C(5))-methyltransferase RlmD, with product MENKEKKILRKGDEIQLKIAGLNTKGRAYGFYGDDENRIFPNINAAEGQIVEGIFVKRRRKYELIRCEIIDFAGRKNAIYDEIARQNGGCNYQYYSYDEQLAIKNSNIEKEVKKIAKYDFTFEEPVRSVEVEKYRNKMEFSYGNAVKDGPMILGLHKQNSFHDIVEVDGLKLMDDNFNKIYIFCNEFSKTTGLDFYHRLDHIGFFRNLVIRKADFTKQILVNMVTTTQIEDEKKLEFQKGLVEGLLALELEKGFKITGILHTFNDNFSDSVVSEREEILFGKRDLEEEILGLKFKISPYSFFQTNSKTVAKLYGKVLDYLDEIEGENIHNSVVFDLFSGTGTIGQIVSKKAKQVYGIELVEEAVEKANENTKLNGIENAHFIAGDVFEKLDEFDKNGIKPDIIILDPPRAGVGEKTLNKLLKYDVKDIIYVSCNPKTFNIDLKVLQENGYELVKMVTVDMFPVTPHMEVVSRLRKI